A part of Desulfobacter sp. genomic DNA contains:
- a CDS encoding HAMP domain-containing histidine kinase, translated as MKIKRLYIKILISCIGILTVTITMILALFMCTAGRSYKSYLDAQTFSKLKVFQVMVQETVDLHPGLPPAENPELVKLLNTYASLFGIQLWITNPAETVLFKTFEGPVNMPRSGHRQVHHDRGITLYHYVLRWIKYYATIPINSGGAPLHLHLFIDTRDPNHPEGLFLAGLLVIGCVAALLVVPMASFITRRINLLNQSAIEFANGNLSIRTDISGQDEIAKLGDSFNLMADRLEKLIHNAKELTANVSHELRSPLARIRVSKELILDRLEQEPPDGGEGNKETKAYIQRHIKNMDGDINDLDTLVEHMLSLSKMNYQESALSRESFSFARFLETELGHYQSLLRQSDLAIDLDISGPLMVCQDRAALKSILSNLLDNAVKYSPPGSTLHIAARRKGKQGIEFSVTNPAPPLSPGQLENLFEPFFRLGGQSAPGSGLGLTIAKKQAGRCNGQILAENTPLGLCLSVRLP; from the coding sequence GTGAAAATCAAACGCCTCTATATCAAGATCCTGATTTCATGCATCGGGATACTCACGGTGACCATCACCATGATCCTGGCCCTGTTCATGTGTACGGCGGGCCGGTCCTATAAATCATACCTGGACGCCCAGACTTTTTCAAAGCTCAAGGTCTTCCAGGTCATGGTCCAGGAAACCGTTGACCTGCACCCCGGCCTCCCGCCGGCTGAAAATCCGGAGCTGGTCAAGCTGCTCAATACCTACGCCAGCCTTTTTGGAATCCAGCTGTGGATCACGAATCCCGCTGAAACGGTTCTCTTTAAAACCTTTGAGGGGCCGGTGAACATGCCCCGGTCCGGCCACCGGCAGGTACACCATGACAGGGGAATCACCCTCTATCATTATGTGCTCCGCTGGATCAAATACTATGCCACCATCCCCATCAACTCCGGCGGGGCCCCCCTCCACCTCCATTTATTCATCGACACCAGAGACCCCAACCATCCCGAGGGACTGTTTCTGGCCGGTCTGCTGGTCATCGGATGTGTGGCCGCGCTTCTGGTCGTCCCCATGGCCTCATTTATCACCCGGCGCATCAATCTTCTGAACCAGTCCGCCATTGAATTTGCCAACGGCAACCTTTCCATTCGGACAGATATCAGCGGCCAGGATGAAATTGCCAAACTGGGGGATTCCTTTAACCTCATGGCCGACCGGCTGGAAAAACTCATTCACAATGCCAAGGAACTCACCGCCAATGTCTCCCACGAGCTGCGGTCCCCCCTTGCCCGTATCCGGGTCTCAAAGGAACTCATACTGGACAGGCTGGAACAGGAACCGCCGGACGGCGGGGAGGGAAACAAGGAGACGAAAGCCTACATCCAGCGGCACATCAAAAACATGGACGGGGATATCAACGACCTGGACACCCTGGTCGAACACATGCTCTCCCTCTCCAAAATGAATTACCAGGAATCCGCCCTTTCCAGGGAGTCCTTCAGCTTTGCCCGGTTCCTGGAAACGGAGTTGGGGCATTACCAGTCCCTGCTCCGCCAGAGTGACCTGGCAATTGACCTGGATATCAGCGGCCCCCTCATGGTCTGCCAGGACAGGGCCGCACTCAAATCAATACTCTCCAACCTGCTGGACAATGCCGTAAAGTACTCCCCCCCGGGCAGCACCCTCCACATCGCCGCCCGCAGGAAGGGTAAACAAGGAATTGAATTTTCCGTCACCAATCCGGCACCGCCCCTTTCCCCCGGGCAGCTGGAAAACCTTTTTGAGCCATTTTTCCGGCTGGGCGGC
- a CDS encoding response regulator has translation MPDPLTILVIDDEAGILEVMAGIMAGKGIEVHTAVDGEQGLEKLRDHSYHMVITDLKMPGISGTQVLERTRRLKGNGLPVVAMSGTPWLAGDAPFDAVLAKPFVWDTLFGVIRTLVPSFKG, from the coding sequence ATGCCCGATCCCCTAACCATATTGGTCATTGATGACGAGGCCGGCATCCTGGAAGTCATGGCCGGAATCATGGCCGGGAAGGGGATAGAGGTCCACACGGCCGTGGACGGGGAACAGGGCCTGGAAAAACTAAGGGACCATTCATATCATATGGTCATCACCGATCTGAAAATGCCCGGAATTTCAGGGACCCAGGTACTGGAAAGGACCAGGCGGCTCAAAGGCAACGGCCTGCCCGTGGTGGCCATGTCCGGCACCCCATGGCTGGCAGGAGACGCCCCCTTTGACGCCGTCCTTGCAAAACCCTTTGTATGGGACACCCTGTTTGGCGTGATCCGTACCCTTGTCCCCTCTTTCAAAGGCTGA
- a CDS encoding gamma-glutamyl-gamma-aminobutyrate hydrolase family protein, translated as MRPLIAIVAHTDENRFNMPAVNIPTSYVDAVEQAGGIPFILPIVKDASLLPRMAEQARGFLFPGGYDLDPDYFNEAPLPGLGRVDRDLDEFQLAAFRLALDMEVPVLGICRGAQVINVALGGSLYQDIPSQFHTPVLRHTQEGIHTGTDHAIDIEPGSRLHRLFGKQIEVNSRHHQSIKEPGRDLVITARAPDGVVEAAEHTRLPIDLIQWHPELMMLGSPAMAPLFDTFIKRCRG; from the coding sequence ATGCGCCCTTTGATTGCCATTGTGGCCCACACAGATGAAAACCGGTTTAATATGCCGGCGGTAAATATTCCCACATCCTATGTCGATGCCGTTGAACAGGCCGGCGGAATTCCTTTTATCCTGCCCATTGTCAAAGACGCTTCCCTGCTGCCCCGAATGGCGGAACAGGCAAGGGGATTTCTATTTCCAGGGGGGTATGACCTGGATCCGGATTATTTCAACGAAGCCCCCCTTCCCGGCCTGGGACGGGTGGACCGGGATCTGGATGAATTCCAGCTGGCGGCATTCAGGCTGGCCCTGGATATGGAAGTCCCGGTACTGGGGATCTGCCGGGGGGCCCAGGTAATCAATGTGGCCCTGGGCGGCAGCCTTTACCAGGATATTCCTTCCCAGTTTCACACCCCGGTACTCAGACATACCCAGGAGGGCATCCATACCGGCACAGACCACGCCATTGATATTGAACCCGGCTCCCGTCTCCACCGGTTATTCGGGAAACAGATTGAGGTTAATTCAAGGCACCACCAGTCCATAAAAGAGCCGGGCAGGGACCTGGTCATTACGGCCAGGGCGCCTGACGGGGTGGTGGAGGCGGCCGAACATACCCGACTGCCCATCGACCTGATTCAGTGGCACCCTGAACTGATGATGCTGGGCAGCCCGGCCATGGCCCCGCTTTTTGACACCTTTATCAAGCGGTGCAGGGGCTGA
- a CDS encoding response regulator — protein sequence MTQTLLLIDDDTKLIDLLTEYFQENGFKVAALTEGTHAAKKIQETEPDLIILDIMLPGKDGLEVLKDIRTGFSTPVIMLTARGDDTDRIVGLELGADDYLPKPFNPRELLARIRAILRRRDSAAPAGEQDVIRAGEMALNRAARMLTINGRPVELSTTEFNILEVLMKSPNTVLSRDQIMSLAQGKDFMAFDRSVDIHISKLRAKIEKKPSSPTRIKTVWGTGYMFVNLD from the coding sequence ATGACTCAAACCTTATTGCTCATAGACGATGATACCAAACTCATCGACCTGCTCACCGAATATTTTCAGGAAAACGGATTTAAGGTTGCCGCCCTGACCGAAGGCACCCATGCCGCCAAGAAGATCCAGGAGACAGAACCGGATCTCATTATTCTGGATATCATGCTGCCGGGAAAGGACGGCCTGGAGGTCCTCAAGGATATACGCACCGGTTTTTCCACGCCGGTGATCATGCTCACGGCCAGGGGAGACGACACAGACCGGATTGTGGGGTTGGAACTGGGGGCGGACGATTACCTGCCCAAGCCCTTCAATCCCAGGGAACTTCTGGCCCGGATCCGGGCCATACTCAGGCGCCGGGACAGCGCCGCACCGGCCGGGGAACAGGATGTGATCCGGGCCGGGGAAATGGCCCTGAACCGGGCCGCACGGATGCTGACCATCAATGGACGGCCCGTGGAATTGTCCACCACTGAATTCAATATCCTTGAGGTCCTCATGAAAAGCCCCAATACGGTGCTGAGCCGGGACCAGATCATGAGCCTGGCCCAGGGCAAGGATTTCATGGCCTTTGACAGAAGTGTGGATATCCATATTTCAAAACTGAGGGCCAAAATCGAAAAAAAGCCCTCGTCTCCCACCCGGATCAAAACGGTATGGGGCACCGGATACATGTTTGTAAACCTGGATTGA
- a CDS encoding response regulator transcription factor: METIAVVIADDHPLIRQAVKNTFRNNDKIKISGEANNGIELLELMASSVPDIAIIDLEMPKMDGYDTILELHTLYPQTKTVAFSGFLNAANQQRAIDMGAFASISKTESSKQLVEALDAIIRGEAYHSDVTCGFYAGSPAGTPSPAQSVLTLREKQILTLIAEGKTSKQIGEAYNISQWTVNKHRSNIRSKLGHSSLAEMVRYAIEHGYIPPGKN, encoded by the coding sequence ATGGAAACAATAGCCGTTGTCATTGCAGATGATCATCCTTTAATCAGACAGGCCGTTAAAAACACGTTCAGAAATAATGACAAAATTAAGATTTCCGGCGAGGCCAATAACGGCATCGAATTGCTGGAACTCATGGCCAGTTCAGTGCCGGACATTGCCATCATCGACCTGGAAATGCCGAAAATGGACGGCTACGACACCATTTTAGAACTCCACACCCTTTACCCCCAAACCAAAACCGTTGCCTTCAGCGGATTTTTAAATGCCGCCAACCAGCAGAGGGCCATTGATATGGGGGCCTTTGCCTCCATCAGCAAAACCGAATCCAGCAAGCAGCTCGTTGAAGCCCTGGACGCCATCATCCGCGGGGAAGCATACCATTCTGACGTCACATGCGGATTTTATGCGGGATCCCCGGCAGGGACACCCTCCCCTGCCCAGTCTGTCCTCACACTGAGGGAGAAACAGATCCTGACCCTGATTGCAGAGGGCAAAACCAGCAAGCAGATCGGGGAAGCCTATAATATTTCCCAATGGACAGTGAACAAACACCGGTCCAATATCCGGAGCAAACTGGGCCACAGCAGCCTGGCAGAGATGGTCCGGTATGCCATAGAACACGGGTACATTCCCCCAGGGAAAAACTAA